A window of Paenibacillus phoenicis genomic DNA:
GAAAAACGGCACACGAAATTCCGGCTCCAAAGTGGATAAGGGCTACATCGGTCATAAAGCGGCCAAGATGATGCAGCGCTCCAAATCGATCGAGCAACGACAACAGAACGCGATCGAGGAAAAGTCGAAGCTGCTCAAGAACATTGAAGCCTCAGAAAGCTTAAAAATCGCCCAGCTGCCTTACCATAAAACGCAGCTTGCCGAATTTGACCGCGTTTCGATCCACTACGGCGAGAAGCAGGTGTGCCGCGATATCAGCTTTACGATCGAACTAGGCGACCGGATCGTGCTGATGGGCCGTAACGGCTCGGGAAAGTCAAGCATTCTGAAGCTGCTTTGCGGGGAGGATATCCGCTATACCGGCACGGTACGTCAAGGGAGCCAATTGAAAATCTCTTATGTGTCTCAGCAAACCTCTTGGCTGCATGGGAATTTAACCGATTTTGCCAGAGAGCATGACATTGATGAAAGTTTGTTTAAAGCGATTTTGCGGAAATTGGATTTCTCCAGATTGCAGTTTGAGAAGGATATCGCGGATTACAGCGGGGGCCAGAAGAAAAAGGTGCTTATCGCGAAAAGCCTCTGCGAAAAAGCGCATTTGCTGGTATGGGACGAACCGCTGAATTTCATTGACGTGATCTCGCGTATGCAGATCGAAGATTTGCTGCTAACCTATGAGCCTACGATATTGTTTGTTGAGCATGATCGCGAGTTTTGCGAGCGGATTGCGACCAAACAGGTACAACTATAACATACTTTCAACCGCGTTCATCGCGGTTTTTTTATTTAAAAAATTTTCAAATTTCGGATTGTAATTTTATGAACAATGTCTTATTATCATATCTATGATAATGATTCTCATTATCATGATCATCGTTTTATGGGAGGTGAAATTCTGAATACTACAGCCGCGAATCAAAAAATGGGGAGTCTCTATTACCTCTTAATCCTCCTATTAATCGTACTGATTGGGGTATCCGCGGTTTATTCCGTATCCATTGGTCAAGTCCATATTCCATTTAAACAAGCGATAACCATTATGCTGAACTTCTTGTCACACGGTCGATGGGGGTCGCTGGAGCATATCGATAACCAATCCTACCTGAACATTATTCTGCAAGTTAGGATGCCTCGTGTCATCTTTGCTCTTCTTATCGGCATGGGACTCGCATTGTGCGGAGCCGTCATGCAGGCCGTGGTGCAAAACCCGCTCGCGGATCCATACATACTTGGCATCTCGTCCGGCGCTTCGCTTGGAGCCACCTTCGCCATACTGATCGGGTTCGGAAGCGGTGCGCTATTGTCCCAGTTCGGCGTAGCTTTTGGTGCCTTTGTTGGCGCGATGATCGCGTCGATCGCCGTGCTGATTCTATCCAGCATTGGAGGCAAAGCAACATCGGTGAAGCTCGTGTTATCCGGGGTTGTCCTCGGCGCTTTGTGCAGCTCCTTCTCCAGCTTGATCATCTATTTCGCCAACGATGCAGAGGGAATTAAATCCGTGACCTTCTGGGCGATGGGCAGTTTGGCTTCCTCCAGTTGGGACAAAACACCGATCCTGGCGGTGATTGTGATTCTAGGGTGCGGGCTGTTTCTATTTCAACATCGCGTGCTGAACACGATGCTGTTAGGCGATGAATCCGCGATTACCCTGGGGATTAACTTAAGCATTTTTCGCAAATTGTACATGGTCTTGACCGCGCTAATTACCGGTACGATGGTGGCTTACGCTGGGATGATCGGATTCGTAGGTCTGATCATCCCGCATATCACCCGAGGTCTATTTGGCGCAGACCACAAGCGATTGATGCCTGGAACCCTGCTTCTAGGCGGACTGTTCCTGATCTGGTCGGACATTTTGTCCAGAACGCTCATCCATAACGTCGAATTACCCATCGGGATCATTACTTCGGTGATTGGGTCGCCCTTATTTATCTATATGATCGTGAAAAAAGGCTACAATTTCGGAGGTTAAAGCATGGAATTGACCGCGAAACACTTGGAGATCAAGATCGGAAAAAGAGAAATCGTCAAAAATGTTTCGATCCACGTCAAAAACAAGCAGTTTGTTGGACTGATCGGCCCCAATGGATGCGGAAAATCGACGTTGCTAAAAAGCATCTACAAGAGCTTGGTCCCGCAGAACGGCACCGTTTTTCTGAATGATATGGATGTATTAAAGACTTCAGAAAAAAAGGTGTCGCAACAATTAGGCGTGGTCGGTCAATTTAATGAGATGCATTTTGATCTAACGGTGCAACAAATGGTGATGTTGGGCCGGACACCCCACAAAAAATTGCTGGAGTCCGATAAGCAAGAGGATTATGAAATCGTAGAGGAAGCCTTAAGAAGAACGAATCTGCTCGAATACAAAAACCGCAGTTATTTGTCTTTGTCCGGGGGCGAGAAGCAGAGGGTTATTTTAGCGAGAACCATTGCCCAACAG
This region includes:
- a CDS encoding FecCD family ABC transporter permease, with the translated sequence MGGEILNTTAANQKMGSLYYLLILLLIVLIGVSAVYSVSIGQVHIPFKQAITIMLNFLSHGRWGSLEHIDNQSYLNIILQVRMPRVIFALLIGMGLALCGAVMQAVVQNPLADPYILGISSGASLGATFAILIGFGSGALLSQFGVAFGAFVGAMIASIAVLILSSIGGKATSVKLVLSGVVLGALCSSFSSLIIYFANDAEGIKSVTFWAMGSLASSSWDKTPILAVIVILGCGLFLFQHRVLNTMLLGDESAITLGINLSIFRKLYMVLTALITGTMVAYAGMIGFVGLIIPHITRGLFGADHKRLMPGTLLLGGLFLIWSDILSRTLIHNVELPIGIITSVIGSPLFIYMIVKKGYNFGG
- a CDS encoding Lsa family ABC-F type ribosomal protection protein, with the translated sequence MSLIHVNHLTFAYEGSYDNIFEDVSFRIDTDWRLGFTGRNGRGKTTFLNLLLGKYEYSGQISADVSFDYFPFEVKHPEKNTLDVVEEIVPVYELWELMRELSLLQVSDDVLYRPFESLSNGEQTKVMLAALFLKENHFLLIDEPTNHLDMEARELVGDYLNRKNGFILVSHDRAFLDRCVDHILSINKTNIEIQKGNFSDWWENKRRQDNYELAENERLQKDIKRLSEAAKRTSNWSHKVESTKNGTRNSGSKVDKGYIGHKAAKMMQRSKSIEQRQQNAIEEKSKLLKNIEASESLKIAQLPYHKTQLAEFDRVSIHYGEKQVCRDISFTIELGDRIVLMGRNGSGKSSILKLLCGEDIRYTGTVRQGSQLKISYVSQQTSWLHGNLTDFAREHDIDESLFKAILRKLDFSRLQFEKDIADYSGGQKKKVLIAKSLCEKAHLLVWDEPLNFIDVISRMQIEDLLLTYEPTILFVEHDREFCERIATKQVQL
- a CDS encoding ABC transporter ATP-binding protein, whose protein sequence is MELTAKHLEIKIGKREIVKNVSIHVKNKQFVGLIGPNGCGKSTLLKSIYKSLVPQNGTVFLNDMDVLKTSEKKVSQQLGVVGQFNEMHFDLTVQQMVMLGRTPHKKLLESDKQEDYEIVEEALRRTNLLEYKNRSYLSLSGGEKQRVILARTIAQQPKFMILDEPTNHLDIRYQLEILTCVKSLQIGVLAALHDLEMAAHYCDYLYAIKDGEVYAHGRPEEVLTPEVIESLYHIRCQTYINPITNGLSFAYGI